aatgaaatcacatcgattaaattatgacctgcggatGCGTGgtcctaggactaaatgtcactttcgcgagatcaagcaatgcttgaaattaattagtctcagtcgtcacccttaacatcgcattaagaataaagagctagtgcataatatcatcgggaaaatatagtatggttcttggagtctgaggtacttatcatagaaaaaatatgtacatggagaactaatgacactgattcctttgtcatcttcattcgttctctggagttgtcttaccttcgcctgccactagcgtcattatcgtcacattcgtagttgataaataagcggtaagagcacacaacaacgaatatgagaattgtgacgtcacaattttcgagactatgccagtaaacgttttcgcggtagagctctggggaaatcctataaacaccaaccaatgtctgtttcaccatggcaaacaatagctcattcgaaagtcaagactctgatgtcctgaaatatacaataaaaaatttatgtgctttaactagCTCCTCTTCTTAGGAATTGTAAGAATAATCACTCTGCTCATTTATGCCGACCTTGAGAAGCATCTTGACTTGATCCTTCTGCACTAGCATACTGTTGCTCTGAGTAACGCCTTCTGTGTCCACGTCCGCCAAATCGTGGTCGATACGCCATTCTACATTGGCAAAAATAAATAGAACCTTGAAGCCTAAAACTGGAGTGacgtaaaaaaaattttttatcaactgGCATCATGCAAAGTTGATGCATTGAAACATCCAAATAGCATAGCTGAGCTGATAGCCTGCTTGACTAGGTAACTGACGAATACAACAAAAGCTTACATGAAATTGGCTGAAATGATAACGTATAAAACAATCCAGTCAGAGGTCTTCAAGACTCATTGATACTGTGACAGAGTTACAAAGACTTACGAATGTGATTCATCTGAGATTCTGAACATCCTTAAGGTATTATGACAATTTATTGATTAGTGAAAGAGTCTCGTTGAATTTGTATTACACATTCTCATAAGATATTGCTACTATTACGCATACATTTTAGCCATTTACACAAAATGAAGTTACGGTGTAATTGGAGTTTTTTACAGGGTCGTTAATGATCAAATGGACTAAGCCAAACACCATTGCAAGTGAGTGTCTCCAACAAGGGACGAATGGATCTAGGCAAAGGTGTAAAAAACCAGAAGAACAAAAGCTTTCATCTAGAACTGGGTTATCAAAACTCATGGACTGTAAATTGATCCATGCAGCGATGGAGGACTTTTTATACTAAAACCACAAGCGATGATTGAAATTGAGAGAGGATTGGATCTGCAATTGACACTAATTGTACAGCGAACATGGCCAAGTTGGTCCAATTTCAGATCTTTCCGAAATCTATTCATGGATCTTTCAACTCTGATTTTGGTAATGTATTTGCAATAGTATTTAAGCGTATGTGTGtaggtttattaaaaatatttcaaatagtaaatgcaaaaataaaGTATTGAAATGATTaaattgaatatttcatataaaaatgaTAGATTTAAGTAAATTTTGTCTTGGACCACACTAATTGAATACTTTAGGTTCAAATATGTTGACTTAGATCTATCaatttattgattatttattaGTGTTACTTGAGAGAGTCTTGTGATTAATGTTATTTTTCGTCAATTCATGATAAACTAATGCTTACTGTGCCATTCTGTTTATGGACTGGTGTGTTTTTTGTGCATTTGGGTGGTCTATTGTGTGCATTGAATGTCATGCTAATTAGTCTTGTGAGCGCTGTAGTCAGTAGCAATACCTCCTACAGTTACAAACATTATTGATACACAGCTCAGGCATGTAAACAGCACCAAGTATtctaaccatagatataataaaccatgataaatataataatatattatatctatggttctAACTGATGATTGAGTCAGAAATGGTCGTAACCTAGCAATCAAATTTTCAATAACATCAATAGGTGATTTCTTCAGCAGTGTTTGAATGATGAAAATGGAGCTTTCATATCGATGTACCTCTTTTTAGATGCAGAAAAGTTATCACTAAAGCATTTTGGGTCCGCTAGAGTATTACGTTAACCTATGTAGGGAGTGTGATAATGCTACAAATGTTGCTCAATTCATGGATGTATCtgtattaaaaatcaatatTGTGAAGCCTATAAGAAAATAACAGTAGCGACAATTATCCTAATCATATTTAGGGAAAGCATGCAGTGGCATCACTGAACATTGTACCACATGCTAGTTAAAGTACGTACAACAAATCTTTTGTTCCCACAGCtcagtttaaatgtaaaattatggTAATATGTCAAGTAAACTTTAATTGATGAGCTTGTACAATATTCACTTCTCTACTTGAGTTGGATACCTGCCAGTGCGAGAAAAATCCTACTGTACAAAGATATGCAGAAAAAGCAACAAAAAGCAAGTTGGTTTATACCAATACAGGTAATAGCATGTAAATCATGGCTACAGATGGCTAACATAGTCTGCTAATCTAACAACCTGCCTAATTTTTTATTGCCGTTATTAGTAGCTTCATTTGCTTATGCCATGAAAATTGCTTTTGATAGTTGTTTGGTCAAACCAttacttaaattttttttacttataAACTGCACAATTTGGCAGGCAAGTCtgttgtcttgggagaaattcgCAGCTCATGCAAACATTGTTTTTTGTTATAGATATTTGCTACCTTTTTGTGGTTTAAAAACACGTTGTATTCGCAAGCACTACTACTTTTGCCTTTTCCGCCTCAGAGGTTCTTTGCCTCAGCTCGCCTTACGCTCGTTTAACAGCAAAACAGTAAATTTACTCGATAATTACGCCCACTAAACTTTGGATGACGTTGACGCATATACATTTAGTACCACGAATATAAGCATTGGTCTGGCGAAACCATTAGAAAGCCAAATTTTGGACAATTTAATCACAAAAAGGATTCCATTGATTATCTCGAAAGAATGGTCACgtacatatatttaaaatgcCTACTGCCGTTGTCAAATTGCAATAAAGCATAAACACTGAGCCAGACAGAGAAACGTGAAAAACGACATGCTTGATATTATCGGTCACTAGTACGGCAACACGCTAATTTAGTAATgtttacagtactttataacactattaaaaatatttaaattacaaACCGCCTTCTCGGTCATGCTCTCACACAATAACAGCAACGCTCcaatataggtacatgtacaaTGCTTGGCGAGGAATCTTTTTGCGTTCCCGCGTTTTAAGTCACATCCGGTTGTAAATCCTCTCGCTAATCTCGCTAATACGTACCTTTCTCACAAACCCGACACCCACAAATAAACCTTCTACACACCTTTTAGCTGATAGATTGTCACGAGCATGCAACTCCTTAATCACAAAATCAATGCTTACTTACGTTGCAGTTTATACATTACGTGTATATGTATTAGGATTGTAGCTACACATGTTATGCAGTTATAAATTTATCAtgacatttattacatatatagtaAGTTTAACACTTGGAGATATGATAGTTTTATACCATGATGTGACTAGCTATTCCTACAAGCAGTTGTTTTTCCAGAATTTCATGCAGAAGTGGCGctcaaaatagttttaattgCTTTTAAACACACGATTGactaatttttcaaaaagtcTCTATAATACTTTTTGCCTATGTAGATCTTTCATTTTACATTGTGATGCACGTTCAATTAACAAGCCTGTTAAACATGTCTTCTCGCttcatgaaaatattcattttagcTTTGTACTGTTATTTATGCAAAACGCTATGTCATTATACTATAGAGAAACACAAATGGTATACACTTTTCCACAAACTTGTGTTAAATAACAATGCGAAAGAAATATATTCTTTGTAATTGAGAAAGAATGTGGACGAAATTTTACAGAACTAACATATAACAAGAGACACAGACTCAAACAAACAACTTGAACAGTAAAACCGCTGTCCATAGGTCCCGTAGACTGGCTATTGTTCTTGGGTTATTGATGAAGTTTTTTCATAATTGGAGAGCATATATTTTGCAATTCCGTGAGCTGGTGTTGGCATTCGTCTGCCTCTGCCAATTGATTGCTATCCATCCAGTCTACCACCTTTTGACATTCATCCTTGACCGTGGTCAATTCTTCTGCTGATAGCTTGGACTGATTTTCTTCTGCTGCCTGTTTGTATTGGTAGACTGTGCTCTCAAGTAGGTTTCGGGCGACGACACgatttttctgtttttcatcTTCTTTTCTGTACTTTTCAGCATCCTCTAGCATCTTGGCAATTTCTCTCTGGCTAAGACGCCCTGTGTCATTAGTGATGGTGATTTCCTTTGATTTACCAGAGCTTTTGTCTACTGCTGACACATTGAGAAGTCCATTAACATCAAGGTCAAAGGTCACTTCTATCTGTGGCACTCCCGTTGGGGCTGGAGGAATTCCAGTCAAATCAAATGTGCCGAGCTTGTTATTTTGGGCTGTCATAGCTCTTTCTCCTTCGAATACCTTAATAGTGACAGCCGGTTGATTGTCAGCGTATGTTGTGAAgatttgtgttttttttgtggGAATCCTTGTGTTTCTGTCTATGAGGTTGGTCATCACACCACCAGCTGTCTCTAGTCCCAGAGACAAAGCAGCCACATCAACCAAGAGTAGGTCTTTTACTGAATTATCTTGATCGCCAGACAAAATGGCTGCTTGAACAGCAGCTCCATATGCTACTGCTTCATCAGGGTTTATCGATCGGTTTAGGGGTTTTCCTCCCATGAAGTCCTGCAGTAACTTTTGTATTTTTGGAATTCTAGTAGAGCCTCCAACGAGAACTACTTCATGAATTTCTTCTTTAGACATTTTCGCATCTTGTAAGGCCTGTTCAACGGGCTCGAGAGTTCCTTGAAAGAGATCGCTGCAAAGATCTTCAAACTTGGCCCGAGCTATGCTCGTGTAAAAATCAATGCCTTCAAACAGTGAGTCAATCTCAACATTTGCTTGCGCACTGCTTGACAAAGTTCTCTTCGCTCTCTCACAAGCTGTTCTCAGTCTTCTCAGAGCTCTCGGATTCTCTCTCATGTCTTTCGAGTGTTTCTTTTCAAATTCATTGGCGAAGTGTTCTACAAGGCGATTGTCAAAATCTTCACCTCCAAGGTGTGTATTTCCAGCAGTAGATTTTACCTCAAATACTGAGCCTTCAGATATAGTTAAAATTGATACGTCAAATGTTCCACCACCTAAATCAAAGATAAAGACATTCTTGTCTCCCTCGAGACTTTTGTCGAGTCCGTAAGCTAAGGCAGCTGCTGTTGGCTCAT
Above is a window of Watersipora subatra chromosome 3, tzWatSuba1.1, whole genome shotgun sequence DNA encoding:
- the LOC137391861 gene encoding heat shock 70 kDa protein 1-like yields the protein MAKSVGIDLGTTYSCVAVFQHGKVEIIANSQGNRTTPSYVAFTDSDRLIGDAAMNQVAMNPANTVFDAKRLIGRKFEDESIQNDMKHWPFKVIDDDGKPKVQVEYQAETKILSPEEVSAMVLTSMKETAEAYLGEKVTEAVVTVPAYFNDSQRQSTKDAGVIAGLEVKRIINEPTAAALAYGLDKSLEGDKNVFIFDLGGGTFDVSILTISEGSVFEVKSTAGNTHLGGEDFDNRLVEHFANEFEKKHSKDMRENPRALRRLRTACERAKRTLSSSAQANVEIDSLFEGIDFYTSIARAKFEDLCSDLFQGTLEPVEQALQDAKMSKEEIHEVVLVGGSTRIPKIQKLLQDFMGGKPLNRSINPDEAVAYGAAVQAAILSGDQDNSVKDLLLVDVAALSLGLETAGGVMTNLIDRNTRIPTKKTQIFTTYADNQPAVTIKVFEGERAMTAQNNKLGTFDLTGIPPAPTGVPQIEVTFDLDVNGLLNVSAVDKSSGKSKEITITNDTGRLSQREIAKMLEDAEKYRKEDEKQKNRVVARNLLESTVYQYKQAAEENQSKLSAEELTTVKDECQKVVDWMDSNQLAEADECQHQLTELQNICSPIMKKLHQ